The Plasmodium sp. gorilla clade G2 genome assembly, chromosome: 6 genome has a segment encoding these proteins:
- a CDS encoding protein DJ-1: MSGKKTALVAVASGSEDVEYITVVDVLRRAGVHVTTASVEKSEQVCLQSKNVVLADTTISKVRNNVYDVLVIPGGMKGSNTISECAEFIEMLKEQKASNRLYAAICAAPDTVLDRHSLIDDVEAVAYPSFERNFKHIGKGRVCVSKNCITSVGPGSAVEFGLKIVEHLLGRDVALSLASGFLLHPAVTF; encoded by the exons atgaGTGGAAAAAAAACAGCATTAGTTGCAGTG gccTCTGGATCTGAAGATGTCGAATATATTACTGTTGTTGACGTTTTAAGGAGAGCag gCGTACATGTAACAACAGCATCTGTTGAAAAGAGTGAACAAGTCTGTTTGCAATCAAAAAATGTCGTGTTAGCTGACACAACTATTAGTAAGGTACGAAATAATGTTTATGATGTTTTAGTCATACCTGGAGGTATGAAAGGATCTAATACTATATCAGAATGTGCTGAATTTATTGAGATGctaaaagaacaaaaagcTAGTAATAGATTATATGCAGCTATATGTGCTGCCCCTGATACTGTTTTAGATCGTCACTCATTAATTGATGATGTAGAAGCTGTGGCTTATCCTTCTTTTGAAAGAAATTTTAAACATATTGGAAAAGGAAGAGTATGTGTTTCTAAAAATTGTATAACTTCTGTAGGACCAGGTTCAGCTGTTGAATTTGGCCTTAAAATTGTTGAACATTTATTAGGTAGAGATGTAGCATTAAGCCTTGCCTCAGGTTTTCTTTTACATCCAGCAGTTACcttttaa
- a CDS encoding transportin: protein MNNNYFENNNTYMEWKLDEKIYKTIVGALGSCNSSNNSVQVEVTNVLKDLNENVADAALYLLHIFMNKQENNDVRQVGGLLLKNYINSKNKFLNNDILKVIKSEIFKLVEDEVKEIRNTSGSVITTILTKYEGIEQWPEALYNLLLLIERGNNDVVDGAFRAILIIIEDELMNRKNRDSVFFQFCKSQLLQKLFQFCSPQEKTIRKKYAAECLDLFISSSCFTTNGVFNDMFPQLWECLGYLASEEDPQILKIVVSCMTIITDTRYSSIFSNLDAIIQFMVNATNSNDRKVQLEALEFWPIFIKDRSYVAYASYNNPKSEMNKSDSNYIDENVYKNMNELRTQALKTLKNYLPYLCKILIDNTVYTKWDYLTMDESHFQNDNANVPDLIQDISPELYNNKNNDIAQEEIKISKMNNINSNSNNNSNNNSNNNNSNNNNNSNLGNINKDNINSNNNIHGDNNNLFNNDNNMLSNKNDDIMMTPNNNTEDFSDDDLDDKNDEMSSRTWGNDWTVRKGAALCLDYLSNVYNDEILEFILPHIEEKLMSDEWNIRESAVLTLGAIAKGCMYSLSPFIPKVLEYLIKLLNDEKPLARSISCWCVTRFSSWICHPDNCERWFEPVLLNLLKRILDSNKRVQEAACSSFANLEEDALELLNNYLHEIVHTIQQAFQIYQAKNYFILFDVVGTLIDSVNIVKENNELAHQVVYAILSKWVNIRISSPYIIALMECMSCITSAYGKEFLKYAKDVIRTCIKFLVILYIDLEEEVKYFYSKKLFNSTSFISNRNNISSTANELLTYYKITNDDYFICMKDIDNISPSKKKDLIECSFDLLSRILSVINSSIMDILNENQYNFIPLVHKYCLKLQNIKFDDFNNKIMNNHEQLRNIINPDGTLQNGYIMGDKNEYSELAKQFLNFGILQSNFALIGDISRFCPQYLITYLNDIIPFLIAHITHPSTPVSNNASWAIGEISIHINSEYMEIYVDEITKQLIYICQNSKYHGCLLQNICITFGRLTSTYPKKLIFYFPQFLKTWLKIMAHGTQENEKINSLKAVLETLYINLDLAAENIKDIVYIILKYKYVSQNVNIFFHQFLATIKEKYPNQWKEIYSQNGDALSSPIPTDMLSDLATRFNL from the coding sequence atgaataataattattttgaaaataataatacatatatggaATGGAAATTAGAtgaaaagatatataaaacaattgTAGGAGCTTTAGGTTCTTGTAATAGTTCAAATAATAGTGTACAAGTAGAAGTGACAAATGTATTAAAAGATTTAAATGAGAATGTAGCCGATGCtgctttatatttattacatatatttatgaataaacaagaaaataatgatgtaAGACAAGTGGGTGGTTTGTtattaaagaattatataaattcaaaaaacaagtttttaaataatgatatattaaaagtaataaagagtgaaatatttaaattagtAGAGGATGAAGTAAAGGAAATAAGAAATACATCAGGATCTGTTATAACAACTATATTAACAAAATATGAGGGAATAGAACAATGGCCAGAagctttatataatttattattattaatagaaCGTGGAAATAATGATGTAGTAGATGGAGCTTTTAGAgctatattaattattatagaaGATGAATTAATGAATAGAAAAAATAGGGATTctgttttttttcaattttgtAAAAGTCaattattacaaaaattaTTTCAATTTTGTTCACCACAAGAAAAAactataagaaaaaaatatgcaGCTGAATGTTtagatttatttatatcctcTTCATGTTTTACAACTAATGGAGTATTTAATGATATGTTCCCTCAATTGTGGGAATGTTTAGGATATTTAGCATCTGAGGAAGATCCtcaaattttaaaaattgtaGTAAGTTGTATGACAATAATAACAGATACAAGATATTCTTCTATATTTAGCAACTTAGATGCGATAATACAATTTATGGTAAATGCAACAAATTCAAATGATAGAAAAGTTCAATTGGAAGCTTTAGAATTTTGgccaatatttataaaagataGGAGTTATGTGGCTTATGCTAGTTATAATAATCCAAAATCTGAAATGAATAAATCTGATAGTAATTATATTGatgaaaatgtatataagAATATGAATGAATTAAGAACTCAAGCTCtaaaaacattaaaaaattatttaccATATTTATGTAAAATTTTAATAGATAATACTGTATATACCAAATGGGATTATTTAACAATGGATGAATCACATTTTCAAAATGACAATGCAAATGTTCCAGATTTGATTCAAGATATATCTccagaattatataataataaaaataatgatatagcTCAAGAGGAAATTAAAATAAGCAAAATGAACAacattaatagtaatagtaataataatagtaataataatagtaataataataatagtaataataataataatagtaaccttggtaatataaataaagataatataaatagtaataataatatacatggtgataataataatttatttaataatgataataatatgctCTCTAATAAGAATGATGATATTATGATGActccaaataataatacagaaGATTTTAGTGATGATGATTTAGATGacaaaaatgatgaaatgtCTTCTAGAACTTGGGGGAATGATTGGACTGTGAGAAAAGGTGCTGCTTTGTGTTTAGATTATTTatcaaatgtatataatgatgaaataTTAGAATTTATTTTACCACATATAGAAGAGAAATTAATGAGCGATGAATGGAATATTAGAGAAAGTGCTGTTCTTACACTTGGTGCTATTGCTAAAGGTTGTATGTATAGCTTATCTCCATTCATACCAAAAGTATtagaatatttaataaaattattgaatGATGAAAAACCATTAGCTAGAAGTATATCGTGTTGGTGTGTTACAAGATTTTCTTCATGGATTTGTCATCCAGATAATTGTGAAAGGTGGTTTGAACctgttttattaaatttattgaaAAGGATATTAGATAGTAATAAAAGAGTACAAGAAGCTGCATGTTCGTCTTTTGCAAATTTAGAAGAAGATGCAttagaattattaaataattatttacatGAAATAGTTCATACTATTCAACAAGCTTTCCAAATATATCAAGCAAagaattatttcattttatttgatGTAGTAGGAACATTAATAGATAGTGTTAATATtgttaaagaaaataatgaattagCACATCAAGTTGTTTATGCAATATTAAGTAAATGGGTTAATATACGTATTAGTAGTCCTTATATTATTGCATTAATGGAATGTATGTCATGTATAACTAGTGCTTATGGTAAAGAATTTTTGAAATATGCAAAAGATGTTATAAGAACATGTATAAAATTCttagttatattatatattgatttaGAAGAAGaagtaaaatatttttattccaaaaaattatttaattcaacTTCATTTATTAgtaatagaaataatatatcatcaacagcaaatgaattattaacatattataaaattacaaatgatgattattttatatgtatgaaagatattgataatatatctccatctaaaaaaaaagatttaatTGAATGTAGTTTTGATTTATTATCAAGAATATTAAGTGTTATTAATTCAAGTATTATggatattttaaatgaaaatcaATATAACTTTATACCATTAGTACATAAATATTGTTTGAAATTACAAAATATCAAATTTGATGATttcaataataaaattatgaataaCCATGAACAACTtcgaaatattattaatccAGATGGAACATTACAAAATGGTTATATTATGGGAGATAAAAATGAGTATAGTGAGCTAGCCAaacaatttttaaattttggaATATTACAATCCAATTTTGCATTAATAGGGGATATATCAAGATTTTGTCCAcaatatttaataacatatttaaatgatatcATACCATTTTTAATAGCTCATATTACTCATCCTTCAACACCTGTTTCGAATAATGCAAGTTGGGCTATTGGTGAAATaagtatacatattaattctgaatatatggaaatatatGTAGATGAAATAACAAAACagcttatatatatttgtcaaAATTCAAAATATCATGGATGCttattacaaaatatttgtattacaTTTGGAAGATTAACTTCTACTTATCCAAAAAAACTTATATTTTACTTTCCacaatttttaaaaacatgGCTAAAAATTATGGCACATGGAACtcaagaaaatgaaaaaattaattcacTAAAAGCTGTTCTAGaaactttatatattaatttagaTCTAGCAGCTGAAAATATCAAagatattgtatatattatcctaaagtataaatatgtatCACAAAATGTCAACATTTTTTTCCATCAATTTTTAGCAACCATCAAAGAAAAATATCCCAATCAATGGAAGGAAATCTATAGTCAAAATGGAGACGCACTTTCATCCCCAATTCCAACTGACATGTTAAGTGATTTGGCTACCCGGTTTAATTTGTAA
- a CDS encoding acetyl-CoA synthetase, putative, with translation MNNLKSHGNLSKVDSVQINCMDIDPNIFLNMNSYPTKEIYNDENNKNNGNNNIKNFQVYKEMYEESINNPETFWGNLAKNNLIWNKLFTKVFLGNFKKGNINWFVNGKINACENCVDRWVEKDPNKIALIWEQDCPDQYKKITYQKLLEKTCKIANLLKLFGVKKQDTVTIYLPMIPELVYSMLACVRIGAIHNVVFAGYSATSLSDRIIDSRSTVLITSDFGLRGGKLTKLKQIADVAMDICGIIQTCIVFKNKSKMKDKNILIKTPMENPIYNFTSFDSNSPQNFTLNNSNDFNQRNSTLSQHNHDQNDITLQNEHNNYTNNCNISYTNNMYYNDNNVNHINTNKNNDYYNNNLNFKNHLNDNINDQSPTYLDTMNHNDNNDNNNINNNNNNNNNNNNEQCYFNQQYNTYNKNDNSDDNNKYKAKTTLHKKITKSNPVNHKISYSEINYSKDLLNTELINNDNEFCDLKTKKKSININNIITCNQNEYYSNKLHFPEPDKNTSSNFDETICVLKKGRDVDGSALMKNMRSYCPIEYVDSEDFIFLLYTSGSTGKPKGVAHTTAGYLLYAYTTCKYIFDVTENDIFGCVADIGWVTGHTYVLYGPLLNGITTVIFSSIPTYPDCGRYWNLIETHKITQFYTAPTALRALMKHGDQWIEKYDLSSCRILGSVGEPINPETWRWYYNVVGKKKCSIVDTYWQTETGGIVIAPIPNLFSMKPGSASLPFLGVQLEILDSKTLQPLSGNNVCGLLCIKSPWPGILRTVYGNHQRLIKTYFTMCPNYYFTGDGAYRDEDGYYWISGRIDDTLNVAGHRLGAAEIEHALVQHFYIAEAAVVSFHHNVKGEGILCFVVKKKGDLKNYGKSNTDIPNNDNINRNELHNNGSFLICPNNINDIEEFKKNFTDEQLIEQLKLYVRQVIGPIATPDLICVVPDLPKTRSGKIIRRILRCIANGITDFGDISTVSNYEVIETINNTFLECKKKLKHIEIKK, from the coding sequence atgAATAATTTGAAGAGTCATGGAAATCTTTCGAAAGTGGACTCAGTTCAGATCAACTGTATGGATATAGATCCAAATATTTTTCTGAATATGAATTCTTATCCAAcaaaggaaatatataatgatgagaataataagaataatggaaataataacataaagAATTTTCAAgtatataaagaaatgtaTGAAGAAAGTATAAATAATCCAGAAACTTTTTGGGGTAATTTagcaaaaaataatttaatatggaataaattatttactaAAGTATTTTTAggtaattttaaaaaaggaaatataaattGGTTTGTTAATGGGAAAATTAATGCTTGTGAAAATTGTGTTGATAGATGGGTTGAAAAAGATCCTAATAAAATTGCACTTATATGGGAACAAGATTGTCCAGatcaatataaaaagattacatatcaaaaattattagaaaaaacTTGTAAAATAGCTAATTTATTGAAACTTTTTGGTGTTAAAAAACAAGACACTGTTACTATTTATTTACCTATGATACCTGAACTAGTTTATTCTATGCTAGCTTGTGTTCGTATTGGAGCTATTCATAATGTAGTCTTTGCTGGATATTCTGCAACTAGCTTAAGTGATAGAATTATCGATTCTAGATCTACTGTTTTAATTACTTCTGATTTTGGTTTAAGAGGTGGAAAATTAACCAAATTAAAACAAATTGCTGATGTAGCTATGGATATCTGTGGTATCATACAAACTTGCATAGTATTCAAGAATAAATCAAAAatgaaagataaaaatatactaaTTAAAACACCTATGGAAAATccaatttataattttacaaGTTTTGATTCTAATAGTCCACAAAATTTTACACTTAATAATTCTAACGATTTTAATCAAAGAAATTCAACTCTTTCTCAACACAATCATGATCAAAATGATATCACTCTTCAAAATGAACACAATAATTATACAAACAATTGTAATATCAGTTAtactaataatatgtattataatgataataatgtaaatcatataaacactaataaaaataacgattattataataataatttaaattttaaaaatcatctaaatgataatattaatgatcaAAGCCCCACATATCTTGATACCATGAACCATAATGACaacaatgataataataatattaataataataataataataataataataataataatgaacagTGTTATTTTAACCaacaatataatacatataacaaaaatgataattcggatgacaataataaatataaagccAAAACAacattacataaaaaaattacaaaaagcAATCCTGTAAATCATAAAATTTCCTACTCagaaataaattattcaaaAGATTTATTGAACACTGAAttgataaataatgataatgagtTTTGTgatttaaaaacaaaaaaaaaatctataaatattaataatattataacttGTAATCAGaatgaatattattcaaataaaCTACATTTTCCTGAACCTGATAAAAATACATCAAGTAACTTTGATGAAACAATAtgtgttttaaaaaaaggaagagATGTAGATGGTAGTGcattaatgaaaaatatgagaTCTTATTGTCCTATTGAATATGTAGATAGTGaagattttatatttttattatatacatctGGATCAACTGGTAAACCTAAAGGTGTTGCACATACAACAGCtggatatttattatatgcatatacaacatgtaaatatatttttgatgtaacagaaaatgatatatttggATGTGTAGCTGATATTGGCTGGGTTACTGGACATACATATGTATTGTATGGACCATTATTAAATGGTATAACTACagttattttttcttctatacCAACTTATCCAGATTGTGGTAGATACTGGAATTTAATAGAAACACATAAAATTACACAATTTTATACAGCTCCGACTGCCTTAAGAGCATTAATGAAACATGGAGATCAATGGatagaaaaatatgatcTATCTTCATGTCGTATTTTGGGTAGTGTGGGTGAACCAATTAATCCAGAAACATGGAGATGGTATTATAATGTAgtagggaaaaaaaaatgttcaaTAGTAGATACATATTGGCAAACTGAAACAGGTGGTATTGTTATAGCACCTATACCAAATTTATTTAGTATGAAACCAGGAAGTGCTAGTTTACCATTCTTAGGTGTTCAATTAGAAATATTAGATTCAAAAACATTACAACCATTAAGTGGTAATAATGTATGTggattattatgtataaaaagTCCTTGGCCTGGAATATTACGTACAGTATATGGAAATCATCAAAgattaataaaaacatattttacAATGTGTcctaattattattttactgGAGATGGAGCATATAGAGATGAAGATGGATACTATTGGATATCTGGACGAATTGATGATACTTTAAATGTAGCAGGCCACAGATTAGGAGCAGCAGAAATCGAACATGCCTTAGttcaacatttttatattgcaGAAGCTGCTGTAGTTTCATTTCATCATAATGTTAAGGGAGAGGGAATTTTATGTTTTGTTGTTAAGAAAAAAGGAGacttaaaaaattatggtAAATCTAATACAGATATTcctaataatgataatattaatagaaatGAATTACATAATAATGGTTCATTTTTGATATGCcctaataatataaatgatattgaagaatttaaaaaaaattttaccGATGAACAATTAATAGaacaattaaaattatatgtaagACAAGTTATTGGACCTATTGCAACACCTGATTTAATTTGTGTTGTTCCAGATTTGCCAAAAACTAGAAGTGGAAAAATTATTAGAAGAATATTAAGATGTATAGCAAATGGTATAACTGATTTTGGAGATATTTCCACAGTCTCAAATTATGAAGTTATTGAAACTATTAATAATACTTTTCTtgaatgtaaaaaaaaattaaagcacattgaaattaaaaaataa
- a CDS encoding ribonuclease P protein subunit p29, putative gives MEDDRSNIAYKKRKTSESCFTKSFQGNKSTYRNNENNYNKKQFVNINNDEKSYYNNSGLINNNCKKMLDTNYSRNIYNSYNKLTHPFLNEKGKNVEYSDSEFHIMKDIDLDIPNKIYIHDNLKDIYNDDMNKIKQRKDQHMNKSGLSANEYRTYKITSPDNISYENAEKLNKLWNIYINELIQLSNNNELSLDAINDLELNGAYIEVHKSRCSTYVGQRGIIILETHNSFKIVTPKNKVLILLKSKTVFILTIKERQYYLHGIQLLRDPALKSAKKYKILQNRKI, from the exons ATGGAAGATGATCGATCCAATAtagcatataaaaaaagaaagactAGCGAAAGTTGTTTCACAAAATCATTTCAAGGTAATAAAAGTACATAtagaaataatgaaaataattataataaaaaacaatttgtaaatataaataatgatgagaAATCCTATTATAATAACTCAGGTCtgattaataataattgtaaaaAAATGTTAGATACAAATTATAgtagaaatatttataatagttATAATAAGTTGACACATCCTTTTTTAAATGAGAAGGGGAAGAATGTTGAGTATTCTGATAGTGAATTTCACATTATGAag GACATTGATTTGGATATACCGAATAAAATCTATATCcatgataatttaaaagatatttataatgatgatatgaACAAAATTAAACAAAGGAAGGATCAACATATGAACAAATCAGGTTTATCTGCTAATGAATATAggacatataaaataacaagTCCAGATAATATATCTTATGAAAATGCTgagaaattaaataaattatggaatatatatattaatgaattaATACAATTATCAAACAATAATGAGTTATCCTTAGATGCAATTAATGATTTAGAATTAAATGGAGCATATATAGAAGTACACAAATCTCGATGTTCTACATATGTAGGACAAAGGGGTATAATCATATTAGAAACACACAAT TCCTTTAAGATTGTTACACCTAAAAATAAGGTcttgatattattaaaaagtaaAACTGTTTTTATACTTACGATTAAGGAAAGACAATATTACCTACATGGAATTCAATTACTGCGTGACCCAGCATTAAAATCagcaaaaaaatataaaatattacaaaacagaaaaatttaa
- a CDS encoding 6-pyruvoyltetrahydropterin synthase, with translation MKEEALNSDNNSAEVSVESPSFSFNCAHFIAYNGFRETLHGHNYNVSLKVRGYVRDDGYVIDFSILKEKVKKVCNKLDHHFILPIYSDVLKFEKEKNNIKIICEDNSEYSFPETDCIKLPIKHSSTEEIGQYILNQLIEEMDVSLLKSRQIHYIEISVSESPTQKAIVHKYI, from the coding sequence ATGAAAGAGGAAGCACTGAATTCAGATAACAATTCTGCAGAAGTTTCAGTGGAGTCAccttctttttcatttaattgtGCACATTTTATAGCATATAATGGATTTCGAGAAACGTTACATGGTCATAATTATAATGTCTCTTTAAAAGTTCGAGGATATGTAAGAGATGATGGATATGTAATagatttttctatattaaaggaaaaagtaaaaaaagtGTGTAATAAATTAGATcatcattttatattaccTATATATAGTGATGTGTTAAAatttgaaaaagaaaaaaataatataaaaatcatatGTGAAGATAATTCAGAATATTCCTTCCCAGAAACAGATTGTATAAAACTTCCTATTAAACATTCGTCTACGGAAGAAATTGGGCAATATATACTCAACCAACTAATAGAAGAAATGGATGTTTCCCTTTTAAAATCAAGACAAATAcattatatagaaataagtGTCAGTGAATCACCTACCCAAAAGGCCATAGtccacaaatatatataa